A single Xiphias gladius isolate SHS-SW01 ecotype Sanya breed wild chromosome 22, ASM1685928v1, whole genome shotgun sequence DNA region contains:
- the si:dkey-11p23.7 gene encoding V-set and Ig domain-containing protein produces MYVQPEIRAIEGYPVVLPCTFSHPQHSQHSSLQVLWHLGHGQGATVLYRCTNRLGAPTCEPGPQQDQRYRLEGSPREHDLSLRISSATLQDSGRYYCRVEVQGRERISFEDKMGTRLRVEAPPKILALSVEGSEQSSYRALCRVQGSPLPDIQWLGPDDLLEGSLLGPVAQGTNYHTVSQLRDVEPGQQYTCSASNPLGKEQATLYVLPPRPPLSVTGASTPLLLLLSLSVGAKVILLVGVGVWMVQGGSLQGVSCWWK; encoded by the exons ATGTACGTGCAGCCGGAGATACGAGCCATCGAGGGTTACCCGGTGGTGCTGCCCTGCACCTTCAGCCACCCGCAGCACTCCCAGCATTCCTCCCTGCAGGTGTTGTGGCATCTGGGCCACGGTCAGGGCGCCACCGTCCTGTACCGCTGCACCAACCGGCTCGGAGCCCCCACCTGCGAGCCGGGGCCCCAGCAGGACCAGCGCTACAGGCTGGAGGGTAGCCCAAGAGAGCACGACCTGTCGCTGCGCATCAGCAGCGCCACCCTGCAGGACAGCGGACGCTACTACTGCAGAGTGGAGGTTCAGGGACGAGAGCGCATCAGCTTTGAGGACAAGATGGGAACCAGACTGAGAGTGGAGG CTCCTCCGAAGATCCTGGCCCTGTCGGTGGAGGGCAGTGAGCAGTCCAGTTACAGAGCTCTGTGCCGGGTCCAGGGCTCCCCGCTGCCGGACATCCAGTGGCTTGGCCCGGACGACCTGCTGGAGGGTTCACTGTTGGGCCCGGTGGCGCAGGGCACCAACTACCACACCGTCAGCCAGCTGAGAGACGTGGAGCCGGGCCAGCAGTACACCTGCAGCGCCTCCAACCCACTGGGCAAAGAGCAGGCCACCCTGTACGTCCTGCCCCCCCGACCCCCACTGTCCGTGACCGGGGCATCGACTCCTCTCCTGTTACTTCTGTCCCTGTCTGTGGGGGCAAAGGTCATCCTGCTggttggggtgggggtgtggATGGTGCAGGGAGGAAGTCTGCAGGGAGTCAGCTGCTGGTGGAAATAA